The genomic segment CTCTTAACCCGCCTGAAAGCACAACTGATGTAAATGATGGCTGGACAATGGCAGGAACCTTGACAGTCAAAAGCCATCCTGGGTTTGGCTACCAACAATTATGGCAAAATGCGCTACAAGCGTTTTGGATGATTTTAGCCGTGTTTATCGGCGCACTTACATTGTTATACGCCTTAGTAAAGATGATCACCACGCCATTATTAGCTGTGGTTAAGCAGGCCGATGCCATCAGTAAACAACAATTCGAGCAAATTGGCCTCATTCCACGTACCCCTGAGTTAAAGCGCATAGTGTTAGCGGTCAACCGCATGTCAGCGCAATTAGCCAAGCTCTTTAACCAACTATCGAGCCAAGCCGAGCGTTACCGTGATTTTGCCTACAAAGATCTACTGACTGGCGTGGCCAACAGGCGCGCGTTTGAGCTCGCGTTCGAACAGTTACTGGCTGACAGTGAACAACACGCCCAAGGGTATTTACTGCTTGTGCGCTTAACCAGTTTAAATGAAGTAAACAGTAATTTGGGGTATCAGGCGGGTGACGAATACGTCAAATTGGTGAGTCAGGAACTGTGCACTGTGCTCACCCATTCACAATTAAATGGTGACGTATACCGAATGTCAGGGGCTGATTTTGTATTGCTACTAGAAGATACCGAACAACAAACGTGTATTGCTTTTACGCAACGCATAATTTCACAACTCAACGCCATTGAAAAAAGCGAATATCGTTTAGGTACCGCCCATGTGGGTGTGGGTTCGTTTAATTTTGGTGACTCTCGCACCGACGTGTTAGAACGAGCCGACAATGCGTTATCCGGGGCCAGTGCTACCACCGACAGATGGCAGCTTGCCCGGCAAGAAGACCTGCACCATAGCAATACCGAATGGCGAACTCAGCTAAATACTATTTTACAACAGAATCACGCAGACTTTGTCGCCCAGCCGATTGAAACTCGTCAAGGTGACACGCTATATAATGAGTGGTTTGCACGCTTTAATGCAGACGCTGTAACAGGTAACAGTGAGCAGGCGCAGCGCTATTTACCAATGGGCCAATTAGTACCTGCTTCAGTCAGGCTTAACTATGCGCAAAAACTCGATGAGTTATTAATCGCCAGTGCACTCAAACAGTTGACTACGCAAACCCATGCCATTGGCTTAAATGTGTCCCGCTTGTCCCTAAGCCAAACGAGTTTTCATCAGTGGTTAATCAATGCCCTTCCTCAAGAACGAACTGCCTGTGCAAAGCTGGTGCTGGAAATACCAGAGCGAGCTTTAGTCAATGGCACAGACGATCTTACTCACCTCATCGCTGTGTTGAAAGCTCGCGGGGTAAGGATCACAGTTGAGCGATTTGGAGCACAATTAGCCGCGATTACCCATTTACGCAAAATAAAGCCAGATTATTTGAAACTGGATGGGCGCTTCGTGCGTAATATTCATAACGAGCCAGATAATCAGTTGTTTGTACAATCGTTAGTCAATATTGCCCATGGGCTAAATATTCAAGTCATCGCTGAAATGGTCGAAGATGAAGCAGAGGCACGATGCTTGCTTGATTTATTTGTCGATCATTTACAGGGTTACCATATAGGTATACCAACTGATACCAAAGTATGAAGCGCGAATAAATTCAGGGTAAAGCACGTTATTTTATGACTTAAGTATTGGGTTAAAGCCAAGTAACCCATTAAATATAAAGCATAAATGGTCAGTTAACACTTACTTAACGGGCAATTAACTACTGATAGCAATACACTGAAAAGGTTCGTTTTTTTACCTGGTCGACCTTTGTATTATATTGCTTTTTTAGGTAACAAATTTTATCATTATGGGGCTTTGAGTGAGATTTACTCTCACAGCCTATTATTTTGGAGCTTTTATGCGACATATTTTAACCTATTTGCTTTTGTCTAGTGCGGTGATTGTGCCATTTGCAAGCGCTCAACAAGCCGAAACAGTCACACAAGCGGCGGAACAGGAAAATATTCTGTTCGGTGATGAAAATCAGCCGGGCCGTTCTATACATATGGAAATAGTGTCGCGAATTAACAACGGTGTCGCACTCGACGACGCGGTTAGCCAGACGATTGCCCAAGTCACACGTGAGGAAGACACGTTAATTAGTGGCACGGCAAGATTAGTGGTTGGTTTAAATAAAGGCATTAGCGTTAATTTTATGCGTAATATGGTGAATCTTAATAAACTCACCGACAGCACCAAGGGTGCTATTGAAACTTTCCCGAGTGATGCGGCAGATATCATTCAACTTGCCGTAACCCTTTACCCCAGCTTTGCTCAAGATGTCATCGATTCTGCCGTGACTACAGGCGAAATAGAGCCTAACGATGCCTTGTTAGCCGCGATTGCTGCAGGCGCTGACCCAACAACAGTTTCATCAGCTACCGCAGCGGGTGGTGTTGTTGGCGCAGGAACACCAACAGGCACGGGAGTGGGTGCCGGTGGTGCCGGTGGTGGCGATACCACAGCATCAACCAACTGATCAATTTACGAATTTGATAAAGCCAGGTTTAATACCTGGCTTTTTTGTTTATAATCATTTAGTTATAACACATTACACACTTCACTAGCATTTGTACTGGGCGAAAGGGATCCTTTGAATACCACACTTCATCGCTACGCGTTTTATGTCTTATTAGGGTTGCTTATTTGGCTGCCTATCCCTTTAGGTTCAAACCGTCCTTGGGCTTGGGGTGTAATGGAAGTTGTCATATTTTCATTGTCTTTGTGCTGTGCCTATTTACGCAAAGACCACGCTTGGATGGGGTTACGCGCTTATCGGTTACCCATCTGCCTATGGCTGGCCTTTTTAGTTTTCGCTGTTATGCAGGTTATGCCATTGCCCGCCTCAGTGGTGCACATTCTCAGCCCAGTCAGTTACGAAACTCAATTGATTTATGGGGTAGAACAGTTTCATTTATCGTTAGATGTGGGACAAAGCTACGTAAGCTTACTTAAAGGGCTGAGCTATTTCTGCTTACTCATAGTGGTACTTGTGCTGGTAGACACAGAGAAGCGGTTACGCTTAATACTACTCACCCTATTAGCCAGCGGCGCAATTCAGGCCCTTTACGGTACGCTAGAGGTGTTGTCAGGCAGCACCTTCAGTGTGGTATTCAGCTTACCTGTGACCGATATCGCCACTGGTAGCTTTGTGTACAAAAACCACTTTGCTAATTTCCTTATACTGTGTCTGTCAGCCGGTATTGGCTTAATGGTGGCCACGCTACAGAGCAACCAAGGCGGTAGCCCACGGGATATCATGCGCTCTATATTGTCCACGCTATTGGGCAGCAAGGCACTCATTCGTATTAGTTTGGCCATCATGGTTATTGCGTTGGTCATGTCGCGCTCTCGCATGGGGAATACGGCATTTTTTGCTGCCATGACGCTAATCGGTATTTTGGCATTGGTGATTATCAAAAATCGTAGCAGAAGCCTGTCTATTTTAATTATCAGTATGTTTGTGATTGATGTGCTTATTGTCAGCGCTTGGTTTGGTTTAGATAAGGTGCAAGAACGTTTAGAGGCCACGAGCTTGGCTCAAGAGGGTCGTGATGAAGTGGTATTAGACGCTTTGCCTATGTTGCAAGATTTTCCTATTTTCGGCAGCGGTGGTGGAAGCTTTTACAGTTCGTTTCCTAGTTATAAGGAGGCCAACATACATTATTTTTACGATCATGCACACAATGATTATTTGCAAATGGCGATTGAATACGGTGTACCGGCGACCTTATTTTTAGGGTTACTTGTTTGCTGGTGTTTCGCTAAAAGCGTGCGGGCGATGCGCAAGCGCAGGCCATCCATATTTAAGGGCACTGCTTTTGCCTGCTGTATGGCAATGCTTGGCATGGCGATACATATGACGGTTGACTTCCCTCTGCAAGCGCCTGCAAACGCCTGCTACTTTGTGGTGTTTTTGGCCTTGTCTCTGGCGATCAATCAATTGAAAATAACCACAGGCAAAAAACGACGTACTAAAAAGGTGGCAACATGAATAAAAAATTCAGTGGGCCAATAGAGCAAGATCCTGCCATTGTAAATTTGCTAGCGCGCATGCCCCAATCCGTTAGGGCGTCATTTAGTGAAGAGCAGTTATCTCACCTACGTAATGCGGTCAGTAGCCGCCAATGGGGGCACCACCCTATTGATGTGCGTGGGACTGTACCTTGGTTCAAGTATCGCTACTATTACGTATTACTGGCAGGGAAGAACCATCGCAACATGACGCGCGCGCAGTTGCGAGCAAGTCGCTTTATTAATGCTTTGTTTTTGGCCGGTTTTATGACATTTTCTGCGCTTGTGGGCATATTATTGCTTTATTTGCTCAAATCAGCGCTGGGAATTGATTTACTACCTGACTACTCATTTGGTGTATGGGACTGGTTTAAAAGCCAAGCTGACTAAGTCACTTCTTGCTGTTAGCGTTTCAAATCGCTCAAGGTTCCTTTATTCTCTATACCTTGTTGCCAGCGCAGTTTGGCACCATTTGCTGCACGGGTATTGGCTCATTGCGCAGCCAACGACAAACCCGCTTTCGAGCGCCGTACTGTTTGATCAGCGCCAATACTTTCTCTCTGCTTTGGGGGGCTCGCAAACCTAAAGCGATACGGTGGTAAAACTCTTTGCGTAAACGCAGCAACATCGGGTGATTACTGGCGTATAGCGCCATGCCTAAGCGCACATACAGAAGGTGTATTTCAGGCTTATATGGGCCTAACTCTGCAGCCCTTTGTAAGTACGTGAGCATTTCATCATCGAATTCCTGTTGACGCCACTTAATCATGGCTAATGAGGCCCATGTTACCGGCCACAAAGGCCGTAAGCGAGTAGCGCGTAGGTAATGCTGCTTAGCCAGGTTGAGCGCCTGCTCGGGTGGCTCATACCCCGCAATAGCGCCCCACTCGTGTACCTGTGCCAGTAAATCTTGATACAGCGGGTGACTAGGCTGGCTATCAACAGCTGATTGAATCGTTCGCTTGGCTAACTGGTATTCTTCTAAGGTTTGGGTATTGCCTTGTTCTTGCCAAGCGCTAACAATGTTTTGCACTTTGTAAAAATCGAAGCTAGCGCCCGTAAAGCGCAAGGCTACAAACAAACACACCAATGCAAGCAACGCGAAGCTGATCACCGCCACGTACTGTTTAATAAACACCCTAGCTTCGGTTATATTCTGCGGAAATGCTATTGCCATACATTATCCTGTGATATTAACCATGGTGTTGTTTTAAACAATCGTTCAGCGTAATCATTCCCTTTCAATGCTGCCACTTCGATGAAAGCTTGCGCCATATCATTGGGACGACGATTAACACTGTGGGTATCGGATGCAACATAAGTAACCAGATCTCGGGCCAATAATAGACCGGCGGTTTGCTTCACTTTTTCAGAAAAGCGACCAGTAAACGCCCCCGCCGTGGCTTGAAATAAGCACCCTGCCCTTTTTAAGGCATAGATTTTATCTGGGTTGGCGATAATGTCTCGATTACGCTCAGGATGGGCTATTACTGGCTGAATATCGTGTTTCAATAACCAACGTAAGAGGTTGTCAGTACCCGGTGGTATATGGCTGTGCGGCAGTTCAAGTAACATCACGTCTTTGTTTTGCCAGCGCCCAATAAATGGAATTTGTTTTTGCTTATGCCAAAGCATGATGTCTGGGGTAATGCGAATTTCAGCAGCAAATGACAGCTTGAGAGAACAACCGGCTAAAGCGAGATGCTCAACCAGCGACTGATAAGCGTGTGAGATGGAGTCTAGATTATTATCGAAATAGCTCTGATGTATATGTGGCGTGCACACCATATGCGACACACCGACCGCCACAGATTGCTCAGCCATAGCGAGTGACGCCTCTAAATCAGGGGCGCCATCGTCTATTCCTGGCAATATGTGGCTGTGTAAATCGATCAAGATTGTTTGTTGCTGCTAGCCTTAGTATTCGATTCGTAATTATAACTATGATAACCATATTGATCATAGAAACCTGTGTATTCACCGTGCTTTTTCGCTTTACGCAAATCCACTTGGTTTAACACCACCCCATCGACTCTGTGTCCCACTTGTAAGAAACGGCTTAAGCCATTACTTATCAGCTTGTCACTTGTACTATCCGCTTTGACTACATAGACCACTGAATCACAGACCTTCGACACCACAATGGCATCACTGACGGCTTGGGTGGGCGCGCTATCAACAATGATATGCTCGTATCTACCTTTTAGGTCTTGCATCAGGGCTTTGAAGCTATCCGAAGCGAGTAATTCTTGCGGGTTTGGCGGCACAGTACCGGCGCAAATTAAATCAATACCTGACATTTCATCTGTCACAATACACTCTTCTAAGGTATGTGTGCCTGAAATTAAGTTTGCCACGCCTGGCTGAAAACCAGGTAAGCTAAATTGGCTAGCCAATGTTGGGCGACGTAAGTCAGTATCAATTAACAACACTTTACTCAGTTGCCCCATAGCAAAGGCTAAGTTAATTGATACGGTACTCTTGCCTTCTTTGGGAACGCTTGAGGTGACCAATATTGTTTTCGAAGGTTTATCAATATTCAGCAATTGTAAGCTGGTTCTAAGGGTACGCACCGCTTCACTGAAACTATGATGCTTACCATCAAAAAAGTGCCTGATGGCAAGGTTTTTCTTTTTACTGTGGGCTTCCCACGGAATGAGCCCTAGCATGCGCTGACCTAGCTTGCGCTCTACGTCTTCAACCGAACGAATACCACTATTAAGCGCGTCCATCGCGATGGCTAAGAATACCCCGAAGCCTAAACTGACAATAAAGGCTGCTGCAATAATTAACCCCTTCTTAGGCTTAGAAGGCGAGCCTGGCGGTACGGCCAGATCTAACATACGTGCGTTTGCAGACTCAAACCCGCCTAATTCTGAGGTTTCATTTAAACGCGTAAAGAATGAACTATACAGTTGCTGGTTGATATCCACTTCACGTTGCAGTGCCTTATGGCGACTTTCTAAATTCGTCAGCTTCCTAAAGTTCTCTTTGTTATCACTGACTTCTTGTTTGATTGCCGCTAAATTAAGCTTTGCAGTACTGAATTCAGTGTTTACCCCTGAGACTAATGAGCGAATCTGTGCATGTAAACTCTCTTGGATCGAGGTTAACTCGGCTTGGGCAGCGATCATTTTTGGGTGCTTAGGGCCGTAAACTTTACTTAACTCAGAAACACGACTTTGGGCACCAATTAGCTCACGCTTTACATTCTGCACCGCTGGGTGATTGAGCACCTCAGGTATATCTGCCAATTCGGCAATGGTTGCCCCTGAGTTAACCTGGTTATACAGGGTTTCTGCACGATTATATGCAGCCTGAGCTTCGAGAAGTTGTTGGCTTAACTTCTGCAGTTCCTCTGCAGCAAGGCCCACTACGCCATCAATATTGACTAGTTTTTCCGTTTCGTAGAACTCAGATAACCGTTTTTCAGCCGTAGTCAATTTAGTACGAAGCCCTTGCAAGCTTTCATTTAACCAAGTAGTCGCTTTGGTGGTCATGTCTAGCTTAGATTCGAGGTAGTTCTCGATATACACATCACCCACAGCATTTGCTGCGATTGCGGCAAACTGGCGATCTTCATGCTCGAAGCTAATTTCGACAATTTGTGTGTTATTAATTGGAACAATCTGCAACGACTGCATCACTTTCCAAGTGGCGTAGCCTTTTCTAGCCGCCAGCCGCTGGGCTTCTGTTTGAACAACTTTTTCTTTCTGGGGTAAAAAAGGTAGTGCCCCTATAACGCTAGATTTAAGCGCTGAAAGTTGTTTACTGACAAAATTAGCTTGGCTGGCTTCATAGCCAGGAGCAAAGGTGGGGTTTTCGTAAAGCTTTAACTTCTCAACGACTTTTTCGGCGACTTGACGAGATTTTAGAATTTCATACTGAGTTTGAAAATACTCTTTACGTGAGGAATCTAAACCATAAACCTCTTCTATCGATAACACCTTTGCTTGTTTTGATTCAATCAATAACTTGGCAGTGGCTTTATATTGCGGCGTGATAGACATCACAATAAGGGCCACTAGCACGGTAATAAACACCGCAAGACTAATAATGCGCCATAAATAACGGCGTATTGTTTGCCAATATTGACCTAAGTCAATCATTTCAGAGTCCAGTAACTTAGCCTCTAATTGTCCATTTATTTTTGCTGACATATTTAACTACATTCCTTTAAAAGAAGCTTTGCTGAACAGTAACTATGTCACCGGGTAACACTATATCGTTTGAATCTGCGTTTAACTGCTCTGGTTGGCCTGATTCATTTTCTCGACGTATAAATATCTTGGTTTTTGATGCTCGCTCTGTATAGCCCCCTGCTAAGGCTGCGGCTTTATTTACCGAAAGCCCAGGTTGATAGGGATACCCACCTGGGCGCTTTACCTCGCCGTCAATAAAGAAGGGGCGATACTCAATCACGGTGACCGAAATAGACGGCTCTACAAGATAATCCCCCTTGAGCCCAGCATACAGCTTGGCTTCAAGCTCTGCTCCCGTTAGCCCCGTCACCCTTAGATCACCCAAGAAGGGATAGTTGATCACACCGTGATTCGGCAACTTAGTGGTTAACGACAAATCTTGCTGACCAAACACGGTGATTTTGATCACATCCCCTGAGCCTAACTTATATTGGCTCAAACTGGCATCTAGCGACCAAGCGGCACTACTAAAAAGCATAAGCCACAGCCAAAATACGGATTTTGCTTTCATGTGCACTCCTAATAAAACAAAGGTTATAACGTTATTTTTGCCGTTAAGCGATAGATATTCTGATCGTAATCAATGACATCTCTATTACTGTCTCGTTCGCTGTAGGTATAACCCAAGTTAAAGGTCAACCAACGTCTAAATTCATAAACAACGGCAAAACGCAGATCTTTTATATCGTCACTACGACCACTGCCTTCATAATCACTGGTACCGAAGCCGATACCGGCTTCAGTGCGCAGGCGTTGTAACCATTCATGACGCCAAAGAACAGACACATCTTTATTACGAATAAAGTTACCGTCACCATTGGTTTCACGCGCTTGGTTTTTGGTATCAAGAATGAATGTAGCGCGCTCAAGCGGCTCCCACACAACCCCAGCTTGCCATTTGACCCCAGAGAAATTCTCGCGGCCCGCAGCGTCAAAATCTTTGTCCTGATAACCTATTTTGGCATATCCAGACGTTGATGCAGTGGACTGCCATTGAGCACCCACTAAATAAGCGGTTTCAATACTATCAAAACTCGTTGCCTCTGAAATAGCAAACGCGTATTCAACATCAGTAATCGTGGTTTCAAACAGTAAGTCAGTAGCTGCGCCGATGTTATAATAGAAAGTGCCGCCAACGGTAGTCTTAGTACGATCACGAACTAAGTACTCTTCGGTACCAAGCTTATAATCTTTATCCCTAAAATTGAGATTTAAATCTAACCGCGCTTGGGCACTCAATGCACCATATGAGTAAGTAAAATCAACTTCGCTTTCTTTAAACTCGTCTGGTGAATCTAGCTCACTACCGCGACCAATAGAGAAGCTTTCACCTCGATCATCATGACCATCTTCAAAATTAATACTCGTGTTGACACGGTGACGACTGTTCAGCTCGTAATCGAGTGAGGCGAACAATAAATGATCTGTATAATCATCGGCGGAACTTGAAAAATAATCCCCCCGAGAAAGCTGATAACCCAAGCGTAAGCTGTTCAAGCCAAAGTTATTCACTAGGGTAAATCTGGGAACAATCGTGCTAAACCAGCTGTCTATTCCTTCATCGTTAGAGCGTGTAACGTTATCATTAAAACCCACCGTTGTGGTTAAGGTGGGTACTAATTCAAATGCCCCGAGGTCTATTCCGACTTCTTCTTGCGCAAATGAAGAAGTACATACACATGCCATTCCTATAGCGCTTGCTAATTTAGTCTTACTCATTCAATCATCTCTTTCTTTAAATTTAAAATATGATCTTAATTAAACTAAGTGTATCAATTATCTAATGAAATTAGCGCAATGTAATCAACTATAAGTGAAAAATATTACGATTAGCCTATCAAAACACACGTTGTAAAAATCAGCTGAGGCTGTCAGTAAGCGAATTCTATGCCATTAAGCGAGGCATAGACCGCGATAAGTTATTTTAACAAGGCAGATGTGCTGCGCATACTAAACAAAGATAGCGCCATGTAAAGCGTGTAAGTATTGCACAAGGTGTCAGACAAAGTTTCATTTTCCTCTTTCATTATTATATTACCGCTTCAAACTGAATCCATCGAATGAGGAATCTGACGCAGCATCGCGCCAATCGTTAAACAAGCCTTTGTCATTTTTCCACTTAAACGGCGACTAAGGCGACCCTATCTCATCTAGTTACCCTTGGGTTTTAATCCTCAAATCAAGACCTAGCACCATTTTTACATTCAATTACGAATCAATGAAACCTATCAAAAAAATATGGCCTCATACTTGCTTTAGCTGAATTATCCATTTGACTAAATATCAGTCAAATGACCCGAATATCTGAAAGTACTAAACAAAAACATTCAGAATTGTAGGAATAATGCGCTGAATGTCATAAAAAAAACAAAAATATGTCGTAATTATACAACAGCATCACGTGGTATAATCTGCGCAGTCCGTAATAGGCAGACTTTAGTATCCACTCAAGATATTGAAGTTAAATGGAATTTTTTAAGTTTATAACCTTTTGGATGTTGGAAATTAGCGACATGTTAGCGTCGCAAAATAAAGACACCGCTTAATATTGAAATACACTCTATTAAGCGATATGAACTTAATCAGTTGTACATCACTTTAATGGTAGAGACATCATGCATAACAAGAGCCCTGGGGGCATAATTCAGAGTAACCAAAGTAGTTTTTCTACACTTTATCGTTTAGTCGATATGGTTATTATCACCTTGGTGTATTTCCTTGTGCTGCTATACCAAGGGCTATCCATCAATTCGTCTGATTTATTACTGCTTTTTGTAAGCATTATTTCTTACATGTTATGTGCTGAAGCGGTAGACCTATATCGCTCTTGGCGAACGGCCCCTAATACTATGATGATCAAATGGGCTATGATCGCTTGGGGAATTTCCTCACTTGTTACGACTACTTACGCCTTTATTTTTCCTGATAGTATTGCTGCATCAAATTTTGTTGTATTGAGTTGGTTGGTGTTGTGCGCCCCTACCCTAGTAAGTTGGCGTGTTGCCTTTCGTGAAATATTATTTAGACACCGCAAGAAAGGCCATAACACCCGTAAAGCAATCGTTATCGGTGCTACTCAGTCTGGTTATAACCTAGCAACACAAATCATGGAAAATGACCAATTAGGCATCATTTTCAAAGGTATGTACGACGATCGAGCTCCTGCACGTATTCCTCACGAAATTCAACATCAAGTCATGGGCAGTATTGAAGAAGCAGTCAAACTGGCCAAAAAAGGTGAGATTGATTATATCTATATCGCCATGCCCATGAGCGCAGAAAAGCGCATCATGCAAATTCTTAATTTATGCAGTGACTCAACTGCAACGGTTTACATTATTCCTAATTTCTTCATGTATAACCTGCTTAATGCCCGCTGGCAGAGTGTTGGCTCAATTCAAACGTTGAGCGTATTCGATACGCCCTTCCAAGGTGCAGGTGATGTCACGAAACGCCTCGAGGATATTGTGGTCTCTTCTATCATTTTAACCCTGATTGCGATCCCTATGTTGTTCATTGCGATCGCGGTTAAATTAACCTCTAAGGGCCCTGTTATCTTCAAACAAAATCGTTACGGTCTGGATGGTAAGAAAATCAAAGTCTATAAGTTTCGCTCCATGACAGTGCAAGACAATGGCGATAAGGTTCAACAAGCGACCAAAAATGATGCACGTATTACTCCGTTGGGCGCGTTTTTACGCAAGACATCATTAGACGAACTACCTCAGTTTATTAACGTATTGCAAGGCCGCATGTCAGTTGTTGGCCCGCGCCCTCATGCGGTGGCTCATAATGAGGAGTACCGTAAACTCATTGAAGGCTATATGTTGCGTCATAAGGTACGCCCTGGCATTACCGGTTGGGCGCAAATTAATGGCTTTCGCGGTGAAACCGAAACCATCAATAAGATGATCAAACGGGTGGAATACGATTTAGATTATATTCATCGCTGGTCAGTGTGGATGGATATTCGCATTATCTTAGCCACAGTCACCCGTGGTTTTATCAATAAAAATGCGTACTAGTTAATACCAATAAAAAATGAAACGCCGAGCAATTGCTCGGCGTTTTTGTATTAACCGTTTGCCGATCACTGAGCTTCGTTTGGCTTATAAATCTTAAATTCACCACCTGCATGCAGCAATCCAAACATGTGTAAAAGACCATCGTAATAGCGATACATTCCGGTTGGTGCATCCTGTTGCCAGAGGTAGTTAAGCATTTCGGTGGAGAACGGGTTATCACTTATCGTTGCCCCCACAGCGTTCATAGCGGTGCGCCCGTGACTGCGATAATCAATATTTGGCTCTCGTGTACCGTCTACTTCATACACGGCAATAAAATCACCATACTGGACGATTTCGTTTTCAAAGAAGCTGACTTGCTGCTCAACTAATCCCTTTAATTGAGGTGACTGACTAACCCAATGATAATCCATGGCCATATTACCCATTACGCGAAATGAGTCATAAGCGCTCTTATGGCTATCGGGATTAAAACTAGTTGGCTGTGGCAGGCCTTCATGGCTTGCATAATCACTGAATAAGCCTGTTTGTGGATGAGCCGCTTTTGATAAGTACTGACGACTAATTTCTGCGGTTTCATGCCAATAGTCGTTATTTTCATCTGCCCACAATGCCCACATCTCGTAAAAGGCAGGTAAGTGATAGGAAGGATCAGAAAAACTCTCGACATTGGTGGTCGTTACAAATTCCACCTGTTGATAAACAGGGTGCATCATAAGACGTGTACTGCTGTTGTCAGATTTAGTGAAAATCATGTCATGCAATATATCATTCGCTTCTTGCTGATAATCAAAGATACCCTCTGCACTGCCCCAGCGGTTATTGGCAAGAAACAAGGCCATTGCAAAGTACTCTTCGCCATCTGGCGCGGGGTTAGTGTCGATTGCGTTATAGGGCGCATTTGCACTTAAGCGCCACGCAAAGAAGTCTTTGCTATTGCCTGATTTATTCTGCATCTTCGCCTTTGTAAAGCGCCAAAGTTTGTCAAAGGTTTCTTGATCGTCCATCATCACTGAAATCATCATGCCGTAGGACATGCCTTCAGACCGAATGTCGTTTGAGTCGATTGCTTTGATGAACGCCATATCGTCGCCAACACCATAAAGTACCGTTGTATCTGATAGTTCAGGTACAGGTTCACTCGGTGCCTCGCCGGAAATCACCACATTATCTATTTGAATATCGCCGTCAACGGTAGGTAATTTGTTGTTTGCAACAAACTGCACTCCAATCCCCCGCAATTGACTGAAATCGAAACTATCACTGATGTAACCAAACTCAGTATTGGCACTGACATCACTAAAATTCAACGTGATAAATTCGTCGCCAGTGAACCCCGCTACCGTGGTGTAGCCCAAGTAGGCAGGTTGATAATTTGCATCCTCTAAGAATAGCTGTACGACCATATTGCCGTCTTCGATATAACGTTGCGGAATACTGATATCAATGCTGAGATCCCGCCCTTGAGTGATATCAATGCCGGGAAATTGCTGGTATTTAACCGTGAACGCATCACTGCTATCTTGCCAATTCGGACTAACCATCAATACATTATTCGTTGGCGCTTCGTCTGCATCCACATTCCCGAGTGCCAGCGTTGGCGCAATTGCACTGCCGTTGTCTGCGCTCGCACTCCACTGAGCAAT from the Paraglaciecola mesophila genome contains:
- a CDS encoding 3-phosphoshikimate 1-carboxyvinyltransferase; translated protein: MNKKFSGPIEQDPAIVNLLARMPQSVRASFSEEQLSHLRNAVSSRQWGHHPIDVRGTVPWFKYRYYYVLLAGKNHRNMTRAQLRASRFINALFLAGFMTFSALVGILLLYLLKSALGIDLLPDYSFGVWDWFKSQAD
- a CDS encoding VpsP family polysaccharide biosynthesis protein, giving the protein MAIAFPQNITEARVFIKQYVAVISFALLALVCLFVALRFTGASFDFYKVQNIVSAWQEQGNTQTLEEYQLAKRTIQSAVDSQPSHPLYQDLLAQVHEWGAIAGYEPPEQALNLAKQHYLRATRLRPLWPVTWASLAMIKWRQQEFDDEMLTYLQRAAELGPYKPEIHLLYVRLGMALYASNHPMLLRLRKEFYHRIALGLRAPQSREKVLALIKQYGARKRVCRWLRNEPIPVQQMVPNCAGNKV
- a CDS encoding EAL domain-containing protein, with translation MPLSRQLSLSLLAVLILVFIGTLWINANNTRDFVAQQLASHAQDTATSLGLSIAPYTATPDDLPVVDTMMNAIFDRGFYQSMILRDAKRNVLIEKHNPDSVEGVPLWFRNLLPLNPPESTTDVNDGWTMAGTLTVKSHPGFGYQQLWQNALQAFWMILAVFIGALTLLYALVKMITTPLLAVVKQADAISKQQFEQIGLIPRTPELKRIVLAVNRMSAQLAKLFNQLSSQAERYRDFAYKDLLTGVANRRAFELAFEQLLADSEQHAQGYLLLVRLTSLNEVNSNLGYQAGDEYVKLVSQELCTVLTHSQLNGDVYRMSGADFVLLLEDTEQQTCIAFTQRIISQLNAIEKSEYRLGTAHVGVGSFNFGDSRTDVLERADNALSGASATTDRWQLARQEDLHHSNTEWRTQLNTILQQNHADFVAQPIETRQGDTLYNEWFARFNADAVTGNSEQAQRYLPMGQLVPASVRLNYAQKLDELLIASALKQLTTQTHAIGLNVSRLSLSQTSFHQWLINALPQERTACAKLVLEIPERALVNGTDDLTHLIAVLKARGVRITVERFGAQLAAITHLRKIKPDYLKLDGRFVRNIHNEPDNQLFVQSLVNIAHGLNIQVIAEMVEDEAEARCLLDLFVDHLQGYHIGIPTDTKV
- a CDS encoding O-antigen ligase family protein, which encodes MNTTLHRYAFYVLLGLLIWLPIPLGSNRPWAWGVMEVVIFSLSLCCAYLRKDHAWMGLRAYRLPICLWLAFLVFAVMQVMPLPASVVHILSPVSYETQLIYGVEQFHLSLDVGQSYVSLLKGLSYFCLLIVVLVLVDTEKRLRLILLTLLASGAIQALYGTLEVLSGSTFSVVFSLPVTDIATGSFVYKNHFANFLILCLSAGIGLMVATLQSNQGGSPRDIMRSILSTLLGSKALIRISLAIMVIALVMSRSRMGNTAFFAAMTLIGILALVIIKNRSRSLSILIISMFVIDVLIVSAWFGLDKVQERLEATSLAQEGRDEVVLDALPMLQDFPIFGSGGGSFYSSFPSYKEANIHYFYDHAHNDYLQMAIEYGVPATLFLGLLVCWCFAKSVRAMRKRRPSIFKGTAFACCMAMLGMAIHMTVDFPLQAPANACYFVVFLALSLAINQLKITTGKKRRTKKVAT
- a CDS encoding tyrosine-protein phosphatase, with amino-acid sequence MIDLHSHILPGIDDGAPDLEASLAMAEQSVAVGVSHMVCTPHIHQSYFDNNLDSISHAYQSLVEHLALAGCSLKLSFAAEIRITPDIMLWHKQKQIPFIGRWQNKDVMLLELPHSHIPPGTDNLLRWLLKHDIQPVIAHPERNRDIIANPDKIYALKRAGCLFQATAGAFTGRFSEKVKQTAGLLLARDLVTYVASDTHSVNRRPNDMAQAFIEVAALKGNDYAERLFKTTPWLISQDNVWQ